The following proteins are encoded in a genomic region of Salvelinus namaycush isolate Seneca unplaced genomic scaffold, SaNama_1.0 Scaffold140, whole genome shotgun sequence:
- the LOC120036629 gene encoding proline-rich extensin-like protein EPR1, with protein MLAVSVRVCSAVSCESLLSCQCESLLTVSCESLLSCQCESLLSCLGLLRQTPHPHPNLLPDHFSTPTYSQTTSPPQPTPRPQDHRPHPHPNLLPDHSTTDHIPTPTYSQTTSPPQPTPRPQYHQPLLHPNLLPDHFSTPTYSQTTVPPTTSPPQPTPRPLLHPNLLPDHFSTPTYSQTTGPPTTSPPQPTPRPQYHQPLLHPNLLPDHSTTNHFPTPTYSQTTVPPTTSPPQPTPRPHPHPNLLPDHSTTDHIPTPTYSQTTSPLQPTPRPQYHRPHPHPNLLPDHIPTPTYSQTTVPPTTSPPQPTPRPQYPQPLPHPNLLPDHSTTNHFSTPTYSQTTSPPQPTPRPQYHRPHPHPNLLPDHIPTPTYSQTTVPPTTSPPQPTPRPLLHPNLLPDHSTTDHIPTPTYSQTTSPPQPTPRPQDHRPHPHPNLLPDHSTPNHFPTPTYSQTTVTPTTSPPQPTPRPLLHPNLLPDHSTTDHIPTPTYSQTTSPPQPTPRPQYPTDHIPTPTYSRPLLHPTTPDHSTTNHISTPTYSQTTSPPQPTPRPQDHRHIPHPNLLPRPLLHPNLLPDHFSTPTYSQTTSPLQPTPRPLLHSNLLPDHSTTNHIPNPTYSQTTSPPQPTPRP; from the coding sequence ACCACATCCCCACCCCAACCTACTCCCAGACCACTTCTCCACCCCAACCTACTCCCAGACCACTTCTCCACCCCAACCTACTCCCAGACCACAGGACCACCGACCACATCCCCACCCCAACCTACTcccagaccacagcaccaccgACCACATCCCCACCCCAACCTACTCCCAGACCACTTCTCCACCCCAACCTACTCCCAGACCACAGTACCACCAACCACTTCTCCACCCCAACCTACTCCCAGACCACTTCTCCACCCCAACCTACTCCCAGACCACAGTACCACCAACCACTTCTCCACCCCAACCTACTCCCAGACCACTTCTCCACCCCAACCTACTCCCAGACCACTTCTCCACTCCAACCTACTCCCAGACCACAGGACCACCAACCACTTCTCCACCCCAACCTACTCCCAGACCACAGTACCACCAACCACTTCTCCACCCCAACCTACTCCCAGACCACAGTACCACCAACCACTTCCCCACCCCAACCTACTCCCAGACCACAGTACCACCAACCACTTCCCCACCCCAACCTACTCCCAGACCACATCCCCACCCCAACCTACTCCCAGACCACAGTACCACCGACCACATCCCCACCCCAACCTACTCCCAGACCACTTCTCCACTCCAACCTACTCCCAGACCACAGTACCACCGACCACATCCCCACCCCAACCTACTCCCAGACCACATCCCCACCCCAACCTACTCCCAGACCACAGTACCACCGACCACATCCCCACCCCAACCTACTCCCAGACCACAGTACCCCCAACCACTTCCCCACCCCAACCTACTCCCAGACCACAGTACCACCAACCACTTCTCCACCCCAACCTACTCCCAGACCACTTCTCCACCCCAACCTACTCCCAGACCACAGTACCACCGACCACATCCCCACCCCAACCTACTCCCAGACCACATCCCCACCCCCACCTACTCCCAGACCACAGTACCACCGACCACATCCCCACCCCAACCTACTCCCAGACCACTTCTCCACCCCAACCTACTCCCAGACCACAGTACCACCGACCACATCCCCACCCCAACCTACTCCCAGACCACATCCCCACCCCAACCTACTCCCAGACCACAGGACCACCGACCACATCCCCACCCCAACCTACTCCCAGACCACAGTACCCCCAACCACTTCCCCACCCCAACCTACTCCCAGACCACAGTAACACCAACCACTTCTCCACCCCAACCTACTCCCAGACCACTTCTCCACCCCAACCTACTCCCAGACCACAGTACCACCGACCACATCCCCACCCCAACCTACTCCCAGACCACTTCTCCACCCCAACCTACTCCCAGACCACAGTACCCCACCGACCACATCCCCACCCCAACCTACTCCAGACCACTTCTCCACCCAACTACTCCAGACCACAGTACCACCAACCACATCTCCACCCCAACCTACTCCCAGACCACTTCTCCACCCCAACCTACTCCCAGACCACAGGACCACCGCCACATCCCACACCCCAACCTACTTCCCAGACCACTTCTCCACCCCAACCTACTCCCAGACCACTTCTCCACTCCAACCTACTCCCAGACCACTTCTCCACTCCAACCTACTCCCAGACCACTTCTCCACTCCAACCTACTCCCAGACCACAGTACCACCAACCACATCCCCAACCCAACCTACTCCCAGACCACTTCTCCACCCCAACCTACTCCCAGACCACA